A DNA window from Paenibacillus sp. HWE-109 contains the following coding sequences:
- a CDS encoding AraC family transcriptional regulator: MMLDVERLAERFANDSYHIDNIYRLVIQPKSVHNAFRTLKYGFLFIIRGSVRISVNDTIYDLRRGDVFHAAPGMHMEAKVTSETELEYYSIFYSLDKRSVENSNHECNSHFKLEVETIPRVIELLTMLHQNAHTSGGIGKLRVKEIFLSVMHQVLVGYKNRVNSSSANKEVIEEAISYIKRNYMNQVTLEELADIHAMNSKRFSYYFYKYTGFRPIDFVIQYRMERASELLRIGNFPISDIAVSVGYANPLYFSRAFKKKFGVSPSAYLGKED; this comes from the coding sequence ATGATGCTTGATGTGGAGAGACTAGCGGAGAGATTCGCTAATGATTCCTATCATATAGACAATATTTATCGTTTGGTCATTCAGCCAAAAAGTGTACATAATGCTTTTAGAACTCTTAAGTATGGATTTCTCTTTATCATCCGTGGTTCCGTCAGAATCAGCGTAAATGATACGATTTACGATCTGCGGCGGGGAGATGTATTTCATGCGGCTCCTGGCATGCACATGGAAGCCAAGGTGACAAGTGAGACTGAGTTGGAGTATTACTCCATCTTTTATAGCTTGGACAAGAGGTCTGTTGAAAATAGCAATCATGAGTGTAATTCTCACTTCAAGCTGGAGGTTGAAACCATCCCAAGAGTCATTGAATTGTTGACAATGCTTCATCAGAATGCACATACTTCTGGGGGAATCGGAAAGCTTCGTGTAAAGGAAATATTTCTGAGTGTCATGCATCAAGTGCTGGTTGGATACAAGAATCGAGTGAATAGCAGCTCTGCGAATAAAGAAGTGATCGAGGAGGCTATTTCTTATATTAAGAGAAATTACATGAATCAGGTGACACTTGAAGAGCTAGCTGACATACATGCCATGAATAGCAAACGCTTCTCCTACTACTTTTATAAATATACGGGTTTCCGTCCTATCGACTTTGTTATTCAGTATCGAATGGAGAGAGCTAGTGAGCTGCTTAGAATTGGGAATTTTCCTATTAGTGACATTGCGGTTAGTGTCGGGTATGCGAATCCGCTCTATTTCAGTAGAGCATTTAAAAAGAAATTTGGTGTTTCTCCCTCCGCATACTTGGGCAAAGAAGATTGA